One uncultured Tolumonas sp. DNA segment encodes these proteins:
- a CDS encoding beta-galactosidase, protein MLKFPPLSQKAPVILHGADYNPDQWFDSPEILDKDIEMMKQTRCNIMSVGIFSWVKLEPEEGRYEFGWLDQVLDRLYANGIYVFLATPSGARPAWLSKKFPEVLRVSKDKVHALHGGRHNHCLTSPVYREKTRQINTQLAKRYAHHPAVIGWHISNEYGGECHCELCQHKFRDWLKARYGSLDALNHAWWSDFWSHTYTEWDQIESPTSIGEGSIHGLNLDWKRFNTAQVTDFCAEEIKPLKAENPDLPTTTNFMEYFYDYDYWQLSKVIDFISWDSYPLWHNAEDDCTLAAYTGMYHDLMRTLKDGKPFFLMESTPSLTNWQPISKLKKPGMHILSSLQAVAHGSDSVQYFQWRKSRGSVEKFHGAVVDHVGHINTRVGQEVQELGAILSKLSPVVGSRVEAEVAIIFDWESRWAMDNAQGPRNAGLFYEKTVTEHYRSFWEQGIAVDVINADCDLSRYKLVIAPMLYMVRDGFAERVDAFVKTGGNFVTTYWSGIVNETDLCHLGGFPGPLRPILGIWAEEIDGLYDHETNSVNGLSGNELGLTGPYTVTHLCDLINLEGARALATYGADFYAGRPAVTVNDYGQGKAYYIASRNDLTFQRDFFGKLAKELQLKPALSAELPAGVTAQRRTDGEQEFIFIQNYTRHERFVDISQAYQDMVTGEDISSLISLPAFGVKILRQAIK, encoded by the coding sequence ATGTTGAAGTTCCCCCCCCTGAGTCAAAAAGCGCCAGTGATCTTACATGGCGCCGATTACAACCCCGATCAGTGGTTCGATAGCCCGGAAATTCTGGATAAAGACATTGAGATGATGAAGCAGACGCGCTGCAATATCATGTCAGTCGGTATTTTCAGCTGGGTCAAATTGGAGCCGGAAGAGGGCCGCTATGAATTCGGCTGGCTGGATCAGGTGCTTGATCGTTTATACGCCAATGGTATCTACGTTTTTCTGGCTACCCCAAGTGGTGCTCGCCCTGCGTGGTTATCGAAAAAATTCCCAGAAGTATTGCGCGTCAGTAAAGACAAAGTACACGCTTTGCATGGTGGCCGTCATAATCACTGCCTGACATCACCGGTTTACCGTGAGAAAACCCGTCAGATCAATACGCAGTTAGCCAAACGTTATGCACATCATCCGGCGGTGATTGGCTGGCATATTTCGAATGAATATGGCGGTGAATGTCATTGCGAATTATGCCAGCATAAATTCCGTGACTGGCTGAAAGCGCGTTATGGTTCGTTGGATGCGTTGAATCATGCCTGGTGGAGTGATTTCTGGAGCCATACCTATACCGAGTGGGATCAAATCGAATCACCTACTTCGATTGGTGAAGGTTCTATTCATGGTTTGAATCTGGATTGGAAGCGTTTCAACACTGCTCAGGTTACTGATTTCTGTGCAGAAGAAATCAAACCATTAAAAGCCGAAAACCCCGACTTGCCGACGACCACGAACTTCATGGAATATTTCTATGACTATGATTATTGGCAACTGTCTAAAGTTATCGACTTTATTTCGTGGGACAGTTATCCGCTGTGGCACAACGCAGAAGACGATTGCACGTTAGCCGCCTACACCGGTATGTATCATGATTTGATGCGGACATTAAAAGATGGCAAACCGTTCTTTTTAATGGAATCCACGCCAAGTCTTACCAACTGGCAACCGATCAGTAAATTGAAGAAACCGGGCATGCACATTCTTTCTTCATTGCAGGCGGTGGCACATGGTTCGGATTCTGTTCAATATTTTCAATGGCGAAAAAGCCGGGGCTCAGTTGAAAAGTTCCATGGTGCCGTCGTTGATCATGTCGGGCACATCAACACTCGCGTAGGTCAGGAAGTTCAGGAACTGGGCGCGATCCTTTCTAAGTTATCTCCTGTTGTTGGGTCGCGAGTTGAAGCTGAAGTCGCCATCATTTTCGATTGGGAAAGTCGCTGGGCGATGGATAACGCGCAAGGCCCCCGTAATGCCGGTTTGTTTTATGAAAAAACGGTCACCGAACATTATCGTTCATTCTGGGAACAAGGCATTGCCGTTGATGTGATCAATGCCGACTGTGATTTAAGTCGCTACAAGTTAGTCATTGCACCGATGCTTTACATGGTTCGTGATGGTTTTGCAGAACGCGTTGACGCCTTTGTGAAAACGGGTGGAAATTTTGTCACTACTTACTGGTCAGGCATCGTCAATGAAACTGACTTGTGTCATCTCGGTGGCTTCCCTGGTCCATTACGCCCGATTTTGGGTATTTGGGCTGAAGAAATCGATGGTTTGTACGATCATGAAACTAATAGTGTAAATGGTCTTTCTGGCAATGAGCTCGGTCTGACCGGACCTTACACTGTTACTCACCTGTGCGACTTGATCAACCTGGAAGGTGCTAGGGCACTGGCTACCTATGGTGCGGATTTTTATGCCGGACGACCAGCAGTGACAGTGAATGATTACGGTCAGGGGAAAGCTTATTACATTGCCTCCCGCAATGATCTGACTTTCCAACGTGACTTTTTCGGGAAATTAGCTAAAGAGCTGCAACTTAAACCGGCGCTATCAGCAGAATTACCGGCTGGTGTAACGGCACAACGCCGCACTGATGGTGAACAGGAGTTTATTTTTATCCAAAACTATACACGTCATGAACGTTTTGTGGATATCTCGCAAGCTTATCAGGATATGGTGACCGGAGAGGACATCTCGTCATTGATCTCGTTACCTGCTTTTGGTGTGAAAATACTGCGTCAGGCTATCAAGTAA
- a CDS encoding glucose PTS transporter subunit EIIB, protein MNKKPVLNGLFIKFIKQVQCWYQYLFESEFMVNITDLKRLFTLALNRKTEETESSVPDSDILALIAAFGGRENIFSFDACLTRLRVEVNNLALVNIDKLHKAGAIGVVTVGHEVQAIFGTRSDNLRKDLENWFGLWQD, encoded by the coding sequence GTGAATAAAAAGCCCGTACTTAACGGGCTTTTTATAAAATTTATTAAACAGGTTCAATGCTGGTATCAGTATTTATTTGAGAGTGAATTTATGGTGAATATTACCGACTTAAAGCGTCTGTTTACTTTGGCGTTAAACCGTAAAACAGAAGAAACTGAAAGTTCAGTGCCAGATTCCGATATTTTAGCATTAATTGCTGCATTCGGCGGGAGAGAAAATATTTTTAGTTTTGATGCCTGTTTAACGCGTTTGCGAGTTGAAGTAAATAATTTGGCTTTAGTTAATATAGATAAATTGCATAAAGCTGGTGCAATTGGTGTTGTTACAGTTGGCCATGAAGTGCAAGCTATTTTTGGTACACGATCTGATAATCTACGTAAAGATTTAGAAAACTGGTTTGGATTGTGGCAAGACTAA
- the galR gene encoding HTH-type transcriptional regulator GalR, whose translation MATIKDVALLSGVSVATVSRVINDSPKASQESRDVVFKAMAELQYHPNANARALAHQNTQTLGIIVADVSDPFFGAMVKAAEQVAQSAGNFLLVGNGYHNAQKEKQMIEQLIGHRCAGLIVHAKMLSDDELKLFMTHVPGMVLVNRVLPGYESRCIALDDRYGAWLATRHLIHEGHTRIGFLCSNHDISDSRDRMQGYIDALEEHGLPVDERLISRGEPDETGGEAAMTDLLGKTHDITGVVCYNDSMAAGALSVLNDNAISVPKDMSLVGFDDVLIARYLHPKLTTIRYPVVAMATQAAQLALALARGEALPDVTNMLSPTLVRRHSVANLNYRNS comes from the coding sequence ATGGCCACAATAAAAGATGTAGCTCTGTTATCGGGAGTGTCTGTAGCAACAGTCTCAAGAGTAATAAACGACTCTCCCAAAGCTAGCCAGGAATCACGCGATGTCGTATTTAAGGCTATGGCGGAACTTCAATATCATCCTAATGCCAATGCCAGAGCACTAGCACATCAAAATACCCAAACCTTGGGTATTATTGTCGCTGATGTATCGGATCCCTTTTTTGGTGCAATGGTGAAAGCCGCAGAGCAAGTCGCACAGTCTGCGGGAAACTTTTTGTTGGTAGGTAACGGTTATCACAATGCACAAAAAGAAAAGCAGATGATTGAACAGTTAATCGGACATCGATGTGCCGGGCTAATTGTTCACGCTAAAATGCTTTCTGATGATGAATTAAAACTTTTTATGACGCATGTTCCAGGAATGGTGTTAGTAAACCGGGTGCTGCCAGGATATGAGTCGCGCTGTATTGCACTTGATGACCGCTATGGTGCGTGGTTGGCTACGCGACATCTGATCCATGAAGGGCATACTCGCATTGGCTTTTTGTGCTCGAATCATGATATCTCCGATTCTCGAGATCGTATGCAGGGTTACATTGACGCATTAGAAGAACACGGGCTTCCTGTTGATGAACGATTGATCTCTCGTGGCGAACCGGATGAAACCGGTGGTGAAGCGGCCATGACAGATTTATTAGGTAAAACTCACGACATTACGGGTGTTGTTTGTTACAACGACTCAATGGCTGCAGGCGCGTTATCGGTATTGAACGATAACGCGATTTCAGTACCAAAAGATATGTCATTAGTTGGTTTTGATGATGTGCTTATTGCTCGTTATTTGCATCCTAAATTGACCACCATTCGTTATCCCGTTGTGGCAATGGCTACTCAGGCAGCCCAATTGGCTTTAGCGTTGGCTCGGGGTGAAGCATTACCTGATGTTACAAACATGCTGAGCCCTACTTTGGTAAGACGCCATTCAGTTGCAAATTTGAATTACCGAAATTCATAA
- the galE gene encoding UDP-glucose 4-epimerase GalE, protein MKILVTGGTGYIGSHTCLALIAAGIEPVILDNLCNSKLSVLNRIEEISGKRPLFYQGDIRDSVILDRIFQEQSIAGVIHFAALKAVGESTQKPFEYYENNIAGTLSLLGAMRRAGCFHFIFSSSATVYGDPHAVPITEDFPRSTMSPYGQTKLMIEQMLEDMQTADPRWSMTLLRYFNPIGAHASGKMGEDPQGIPNNLMPYITQVAIGRRDCLNIFGNDYPTNDGTCVRDYIHVMDLAEGHVKAWQVCGEKAGLHIYNLGAGQGVSVLEMVRAFARASGMEINYKLVDRRPGDVAECWADPAKAQRELGWKATRTLDDMTRDSWLWQQTNPNGYEA, encoded by the coding sequence ATGAAAATTTTAGTCACAGGTGGGACTGGTTACATTGGTAGCCATACCTGCCTGGCATTGATTGCAGCAGGGATTGAGCCTGTTATTCTCGATAATTTGTGTAACAGTAAATTATCCGTCCTGAACCGAATTGAAGAAATTTCGGGTAAGCGTCCGCTGTTTTATCAAGGTGATATCCGTGATTCCGTAATTCTGGATCGTATTTTTCAAGAACAATCGATCGCAGGTGTCATTCATTTTGCTGCGTTAAAGGCTGTGGGTGAATCCACACAAAAACCGTTTGAGTATTATGAGAACAATATTGCCGGCACCTTAAGCCTGTTAGGGGCAATGCGACGAGCCGGTTGTTTCCACTTCATTTTCAGCTCCTCTGCCACCGTCTATGGTGATCCGCATGCAGTGCCGATCACCGAAGATTTTCCGCGCTCAACGATGAGCCCGTATGGTCAGACCAAGCTGATGATCGAACAGATGTTGGAAGACATGCAAACCGCCGATCCGCGCTGGAGCATGACCTTGTTACGTTATTTCAACCCGATCGGTGCGCACGCGTCCGGTAAAATGGGTGAGGATCCACAAGGCATCCCAAACAATTTAATGCCGTATATCACGCAGGTAGCGATTGGCCGCCGCGATTGTCTGAACATTTTTGGTAATGATTACCCAACCAACGATGGTACCTGTGTACGCGATTACATTCACGTCATGGATCTAGCGGAAGGTCACGTCAAAGCCTGGCAGGTTTGCGGCGAAAAAGCCGGACTGCATATCTATAACCTCGGTGCTGGACAAGGTGTTAGCGTGCTGGAAATGGTGCGCGCATTTGCCCGCGCGAGCGGTATGGAAATCAATTACAAACTGGTCGATCGCCGCCCTGGTGATGTCGCGGAATGCTGGGCTGATCCTGCGAAAGCACAACGAGAATTGGGCTGGAAAGCCACTCGAACACTCGATGATATGACCCGTGATAGCTGGCTCTGGCAACAAACTAACCCGAATGGATATGAGGCATAA
- the galT gene encoding galactose-1-phosphate uridylyltransferase, which yields MFNPIDHPHRRFNPLTGQWVLVSPHRAKRPWQGQVEKTAPDNRPAHDPDCFLCAGNTRVNGEMNPDYKGTFVFTNDFAALMTDTPASPVPIDPLFQSESARGTSRVICFSPDHSKTLPELPVPAIRQVIDTWCEQVTDLAKDYPWVQVFENKGAAMGCSNPHPHGQIWANSFIPNELAREELTQKQWLAEKGAPLLLQYAQKEQASDERTVVETEHWIAVVPYWAAWPFETILLPKVHVARLTELSDAQKQDLALALKQLTSRYDNLFECSFPYSMGWHGAPHTEENVEHWQLHAHFYPPLLRSATVRKFMVGYEMLAETQRDLTPEQAAERLRAVSNIHYKEQI from the coding sequence ATGTTTAACCCTATTGATCATCCTCATCGTCGTTTTAACCCTCTGACTGGCCAGTGGGTGTTGGTTTCACCGCACCGCGCAAAACGTCCGTGGCAAGGGCAGGTAGAAAAAACGGCTCCGGATAACCGCCCAGCACACGATCCCGATTGTTTTTTGTGTGCGGGAAATACCCGTGTAAACGGTGAAATGAACCCAGATTACAAAGGTACGTTTGTATTCACGAACGACTTTGCGGCACTAATGACGGATACGCCGGCATCACCAGTCCCAATAGATCCGTTGTTTCAGAGTGAATCTGCGCGCGGTACCAGCCGGGTGATCTGTTTTTCGCCAGATCACAGCAAAACATTACCTGAATTACCGGTACCGGCCATCCGTCAGGTCATTGATACCTGGTGTGAGCAAGTCACTGATCTAGCAAAAGATTACCCGTGGGTGCAGGTGTTTGAAAACAAAGGTGCGGCAATGGGCTGCTCCAATCCGCATCCTCACGGCCAGATCTGGGCCAACAGCTTTATTCCTAATGAATTAGCACGGGAAGAGCTGACGCAAAAACAATGGTTAGCCGAAAAAGGGGCGCCGTTACTACTGCAATATGCGCAGAAAGAACAGGCTTCCGATGAGCGAACTGTAGTGGAAACCGAACATTGGATCGCTGTAGTGCCGTACTGGGCTGCATGGCCGTTTGAAACGATCTTGCTACCGAAAGTGCATGTGGCCCGTTTGACCGAACTAAGTGATGCCCAGAAACAAGATCTGGCGCTGGCGTTGAAACAACTGACCAGTCGTTACGACAATCTGTTCGAGTGTTCGTTCCCATATTCGATGGGCTGGCACGGCGCACCGCATACGGAAGAAAATGTTGAACACTGGCAATTGCATGCCCATTTTTATCCGCCGTTATTACGTTCGGCCACTGTGCGCAAATTCATGGTGGGCTATGAAATGCTGGCCGAAACTCAGCGCGATCTGACCCCTGAACAAGCCGCCGAGCGGCTGCGGGCGGTGAGCAATATTCATTACAAAGAACAAATTTAA
- the galK gene encoding galactokinase, with the protein MTLKEKVLAVFQRSFGSEPDLFVRAPGRVNLIGEHTDYNDGFVLPCAIDYETVVALQRRDDDKVVVFAADYANQWDEFSLTQPIEPHSDQMWSNYIRGVVKFLLEKGLALKGLNMVVSGNVPQGAGLSSSASLEVAIGEAFNQAYQLDLTPAAIALNGQEAENKFVGCNCGIMDQMISASGEKDHALLLDCRSLETRLVKMPEDLAVLIVHSNVKRGLVDSEYNTRREQCETAARHFAVKALRDVSLDQLQKAAEQGKLEPVVYLRARHVITENARTLAAADALAIGDLEKMGVLMAESHTSMRDDFAITVPAIDTLVEILQSHIGNEGGARMTGGGFGGCVVALLRPAQVDAVIAAVAEEYPEKTGLKPTCYVCKARPGAGLC; encoded by the coding sequence ATGACATTAAAAGAAAAAGTGCTTGCTGTATTTCAGCGTAGTTTTGGTAGCGAGCCTGATCTGTTTGTGCGAGCACCGGGACGTGTCAATTTGATTGGTGAACACACTGATTATAATGATGGTTTTGTGCTGCCTTGCGCGATTGATTATGAAACAGTAGTTGCATTGCAACGTCGCGATGACGACAAAGTCGTTGTTTTTGCCGCTGACTATGCCAATCAGTGGGATGAGTTTTCTCTGACACAACCGATCGAGCCTCACTCTGATCAAATGTGGAGTAATTATATCCGTGGTGTAGTGAAATTCCTGTTGGAAAAAGGGCTGGCATTGAAAGGTTTAAACATGGTGGTGTCTGGCAATGTGCCACAAGGTGCCGGTTTGAGCTCTTCAGCTTCTTTGGAAGTCGCTATTGGTGAAGCCTTTAATCAGGCATATCAGTTAGACCTCACACCTGCTGCCATTGCCTTAAATGGACAAGAAGCGGAAAACAAATTTGTTGGCTGTAACTGCGGCATTATGGATCAAATGATCTCCGCTAGTGGCGAGAAAGATCATGCGTTATTACTCGATTGCCGTTCACTGGAAACCCGTTTAGTCAAAATGCCGGAAGATCTGGCCGTGTTGATTGTGCATTCCAACGTGAAACGTGGTTTGGTCGACAGTGAATACAACACTCGTCGTGAGCAGTGTGAAACTGCAGCCCGTCATTTTGCTGTCAAAGCACTGCGCGATGTCAGTCTGGATCAACTGCAGAAAGCCGCCGAGCAAGGCAAGCTGGAGCCGGTGGTATATCTGCGGGCACGTCATGTGATTACGGAAAATGCCCGCACATTGGCGGCAGCGGATGCACTTGCGATCGGTGATTTGGAAAAAATGGGTGTTCTGATGGCGGAGTCGCATACGTCAATGCGTGATGATTTCGCTATTACGGTTCCGGCGATTGATACTTTGGTTGAGATCCTGCAATCCCACATCGGTAATGAGGGTGGCGCGCGTATGACTGGTGGCGGGTTTGGTGGTTGCGTGGTGGCACTGCTGCGACCAGCGCAAGTAGATGCCGTGATCGCCGCAGTCGCAGAGGAATATCCGGAAAAAACAGGTCTGAAACCCACCTGTTATGTATGTAAAGCCCGTCCTGGCGCAGGTCTTTGCTAA
- a CDS encoding galactose-1-epimerase, whose amino-acid sequence MHCIELKNDAGMQLNIMTTGAALLSLTVPVGEGQREVLLGCQPKDYVTQQVYLNAMVGRFANRIANSVLHYQSEHYALVPSQGENCLHGGKVGFDRKEWTVVNQQADRVTLALHSADGDQGFPGDCDVTLIYALENTDLLIDIQATVTKACPINLTCHGYFNLDGKRSDVREHALQVNASHYLPIDAMGIPLSAPQPVEGALDLRRARSLQTQWLSHPQLMLAKGFDHCYIMDVTSAEHVAARLTSADNKLAMEVQTNQPGIQIYTANYLAGTPSRDGESYHDYEAVCLETQLLPDSPNRPELGDPWLLPGEVYHHQTRYRFIPL is encoded by the coding sequence ATGCATTGCATTGAGTTAAAAAACGATGCAGGTATGCAACTAAACATAATGACGACCGGAGCTGCCTTGTTGTCATTGACCGTACCCGTTGGCGAAGGCCAGCGGGAGGTATTACTTGGTTGCCAGCCGAAAGACTATGTTACCCAGCAAGTTTATCTGAACGCGATGGTCGGACGCTTTGCCAATCGTATCGCCAATTCAGTTTTGCATTATCAGAGTGAGCACTATGCTCTGGTGCCCAGTCAGGGAGAAAACTGCCTGCATGGGGGAAAAGTTGGTTTTGATCGCAAAGAATGGACAGTGGTAAATCAACAAGCTGACCGAGTCACTCTCGCACTACACTCTGCTGATGGCGATCAGGGGTTTCCCGGTGATTGCGATGTGACGCTCATTTATGCCTTGGAAAATACCGATCTACTGATCGATATTCAGGCCACCGTGACGAAAGCCTGCCCCATCAATTTGACCTGCCACGGTTACTTTAATCTTGATGGCAAGCGCAGTGATGTGCGCGAACACGCTTTGCAAGTAAATGCGAGCCATTATTTACCGATTGATGCGATGGGTATTCCGCTCTCTGCTCCCCAACCGGTGGAAGGTGCTTTAGATCTACGTCGTGCCCGTTCTTTGCAAACACAGTGGTTAAGTCATCCACAGCTGATGTTAGCCAAAGGGTTCGATCATTGTTACATCATGGATGTTACCAGTGCTGAACATGTTGCGGCCAGATTAACGTCTGCCGATAACAAACTGGCTATGGAAGTGCAAACCAATCAACCGGGTATTCAAATATATACGGCTAATTATTTGGCTGGTACTCCGTCACGGGATGGCGAGTCATATCACGACTATGAAGCGGTCTGTCTGGAGACGCAGTTATTACCCGACAGCCCGAATCGCCCAGAGCTAGGTGATCCGTGGTTGTTACCGGGTGAAGTTTATCATCACCAAACACGATATCGTTTTATTCCGCTATAA
- the pgm gene encoding phosphoglucomutase (alpha-D-glucose-1,6-bisphosphate-dependent) — protein sequence MAQHPHAGKPAREEDLTNIPRLVAAYYLNKPDMSLPEQRVVFGTSGHRGSALNSAFTESHIQAICQALAEYRQSNNITGPLFIGMDTHALSEAALASAIQVLAANGVKVRIQTGGGYTPTPVISHAILTYNRAQHADLADGVVITPSHNPPEDGGFKYNPSHGGPAEASITQWVENRANQILLTGADDINVMPYAAAIASEFVEEYDYVTPYVNDLANVLDMTAIRESGIKIGVDPLGGAGVAYWDVIAKTYGLNIDVVNYRVDPTFSFMTLDKDGKVRMDCSSPWAMASLISLKDKFDIALGNDPDYDRHGVVTPSGLMNPNHYLAVAIHYLFTHRPSWPKQAVVGKTLVSSSIIDRVAGKLGRELKEVPVGFKWFVDGLFDGSFGFGGEESAGASFLRKDGTVWTTDKDGFILALLAAEIMAVTGKNPQQLYDALTDEFGAPIYRRIDAVANTAQKAVLSALNPELIDATMLAGEPILAKLTHAPGNQAAIGGLKVVTENGWFAARPSGTESIYKIYMESFKGEAHLDVIQQEAQQIVSAALVKAGVV from the coding sequence ATGGCACAGCATCCCCATGCCGGAAAACCAGCTCGCGAGGAAGATTTAACCAATATTCCTCGTCTGGTGGCAGCGTATTATCTGAATAAACCGGATATGTCATTGCCTGAGCAGCGAGTGGTATTTGGTACTTCTGGTCATCGTGGCAGCGCATTAAATAGCGCATTTACAGAGTCGCACATTCAGGCTATTTGTCAGGCATTGGCAGAATATCGTCAAAGCAACAACATCACTGGCCCACTGTTTATCGGTATGGATACGCATGCACTTTCTGAAGCTGCCTTAGCCAGTGCCATACAAGTATTAGCAGCAAATGGTGTCAAAGTCCGCATACAAACAGGGGGTGGATATACCCCAACACCAGTCATTTCGCACGCCATTTTGACTTATAACCGAGCCCAACATGCCGATCTGGCGGATGGTGTCGTTATCACACCATCACATAACCCACCGGAGGATGGCGGTTTTAAATACAACCCATCGCATGGTGGCCCTGCAGAAGCGTCAATCACCCAATGGGTGGAAAATAGAGCGAATCAAATTCTGCTGACGGGTGCTGATGATATTAATGTCATGCCATACGCCGCCGCTATCGCCTCTGAATTTGTCGAAGAATATGACTATGTGACCCCGTATGTGAATGATTTGGCGAATGTGTTGGACATGACCGCTATTCGAGAATCAGGGATTAAAATTGGTGTTGATCCATTGGGTGGGGCGGGTGTGGCCTACTGGGATGTGATTGCGAAAACCTATGGCCTAAATATTGACGTGGTGAATTATCGCGTTGATCCGACATTTTCATTCATGACGTTGGATAAAGACGGCAAGGTTCGAATGGATTGTTCCAGCCCGTGGGCGATGGCGAGCCTGATTAGTCTGAAAGACAAATTTGATATCGCGCTGGGGAATGACCCGGATTATGACCGCCACGGTGTTGTGACCCCATCTGGTTTGATGAACCCGAACCACTATCTGGCGGTTGCTATTCACTATCTGTTTACTCACCGCCCAAGCTGGCCGAAACAGGCTGTGGTGGGGAAAACGCTGGTATCGTCTTCCATCATTGATCGGGTGGCTGGCAAGCTCGGGCGCGAACTCAAAGAAGTGCCGGTTGGTTTCAAATGGTTTGTGGACGGACTGTTTGACGGCAGTTTCGGTTTCGGTGGCGAAGAGAGTGCCGGTGCCTCTTTCTTGAGAAAAGATGGCACGGTTTGGACTACGGATAAAGATGGTTTCATTCTGGCATTATTGGCCGCAGAGATCATGGCCGTCACAGGTAAAAACCCGCAACAGCTCTATGATGCGTTAACCGACGAATTTGGTGCACCGATCTATCGCCGCATTGATGCAGTAGCCAATACCGCGCAGAAAGCCGTACTTTCCGCACTAAACCCAGAACTGATAGACGCAACTATGCTGGCTGGTGAACCAATCCTTGCCAAATTGACCCATGCACCAGGAAATCAGGCCGCAATTGGTGGTTTGAAGGTGGTCACTGAAAACGGCTGGTTTGCCGCTCGCCCAAGTGGCACTGAATCTATCTATAAAATTTACATGGAAAGCTTTAAAGGCGAAGCCCATCTGGATGTGATCCAACAGGAAGCGCAGCAGATTGTATCGGCTGCTTTAGTGAAAGCGGGTGTTGTTTAA
- the pyk gene encoding pyruvate kinase encodes MLRRTKIVTTLGPATDREGVLEAILLAGANMVRMNFSHGSAEDHIARAKEIRELADRLGKSVAILGDLQGPKIRVSTFKDNKIMLKVGDKFLLDAALGKGDGTQEQVGIDYKKLPEDVVAGDILLLDDGRVQLRVDNVEGSKIFTTVTVGGPLSNNKGINKKGGGLSAPALTEKDKEDIKTAALMQVDYLAVSFPRNGADLNYARELAREAGCNAKIVAKVERAETVATDEAMEDIILASDVVMVARGDLGVEIGDTELMGVQKKLIRTARKLNRIVITATQMMESMIKAPMPTRAEVMDVANAVLDGTDAVMLSAETAAGDFPVETVTVMANVCLGAEKHPSVNVSNHRMTYTFNSIEETIAMSTMYAANHMQGVKGIVTMTESGTTPLLMSRLSSGLPIFALSRHQQTLNWCSLYRGVTPVFFDADETQPVILNCLDAIEELKNRGYFESGDLILMTYGDQVDIEGGTNTCKLLTVK; translated from the coding sequence ATGCTGAGAAGAACGAAGATCGTAACCACTTTAGGCCCAGCCACTGACCGAGAAGGCGTATTGGAAGCAATCCTGCTTGCCGGTGCAAATATGGTACGAATGAACTTCTCCCATGGTTCCGCAGAAGATCATATCGCGCGAGCTAAAGAGATCCGTGAGCTGGCAGACCGTCTTGGCAAATCGGTAGCCATTTTGGGTGATTTGCAAGGCCCGAAAATCCGCGTATCAACATTCAAAGACAACAAAATAATGTTGAAAGTCGGCGATAAATTCCTGCTGGATGCGGCGTTGGGCAAAGGGGATGGCACACAGGAACAAGTTGGTATCGACTACAAAAAATTACCGGAAGATGTCGTTGCAGGCGATATTTTACTACTGGACGATGGTCGTGTTCAGTTGAGGGTTGATAACGTTGAAGGCAGTAAGATTTTCACCACTGTGACTGTTGGTGGCCCGCTGTCTAACAACAAAGGTATCAACAAAAAAGGCGGTGGTTTATCCGCGCCAGCGTTAACTGAAAAAGACAAAGAAGATATTAAGACGGCGGCACTGATGCAGGTTGATTATCTAGCCGTGTCTTTTCCACGCAATGGCGCAGATCTCAACTATGCCCGCGAGCTAGCTCGTGAAGCGGGTTGCAACGCGAAAATCGTCGCGAAAGTCGAACGCGCTGAAACGGTTGCTACAGATGAAGCGATGGAAGATATCATTCTGGCATCCGATGTTGTTATGGTTGCTCGTGGTGATTTAGGCGTAGAAATCGGCGATACCGAGCTGATGGGGGTGCAGAAAAAACTGATCCGTACGGCCCGCAAACTGAATCGTATTGTGATCACGGCTACGCAAATGATGGAATCGATGATCAAAGCGCCGATGCCAACCCGCGCCGAAGTCATGGACGTTGCCAATGCAGTATTGGATGGTACAGATGCTGTGATGCTGTCAGCAGAAACAGCGGCTGGTGACTTCCCTGTTGAGACGGTGACCGTAATGGCAAATGTCTGTTTAGGCGCTGAAAAACACCCAAGTGTGAATGTGTCGAATCATCGAATGACCTATACCTTCAACTCTATTGAAGAAACCATTGCGATGAGCACCATGTATGCGGCGAATCACATGCAAGGTGTTAAAGGTATTGTAACAATGACGGAATCTGGAACCACCCCACTGTTGATGTCGCGTTTAAGTTCTGGTCTACCGATTTTTGCATTATCTCGTCATCAACAAACGTTGAACTGGTGCTCATTGTACCGAGGCGTCACGCCGGTGTTTTTTGATGCCGATGAAACACAGCCAGTTATTCTCAATTGTCTGGATGCCATTGAGGAATTAAAGAATCGGGGATACTTCGAGTCTGGTGACTTGATATTGATGACCTATGGGGACCAGGTTGATATCGAAGGTGGCACCAATACGTGCAAGTTGTTAACGGTTAAATAA